The DNA window CAGGTTCTGTTGACGCGCCGACCGCGCTGCACGGCCGGACGCGCCCGAATCTCGGTCGCCCAGCGCACGACGTTGGTATAGGAAGCCACATCCAGAAACTCCTGCGCCTCGTAAAGATTGTCCAGCACCAGGCTGCCGTACCAGGCCACGTTGGCCATGTCGGCAATGGTGTACTCGTCGCCGCACACATAGCGTCGCCCGGCCAGATTGCGATCCAGCACATCGAGCAGGCGCTTTGCCTCCATGGTGAACCGATCGATGCAGTATTCGATCTTCACCGGCGCGTAGGCATAAAAGTGTCCAAAGCCGCCGCCAAGGTAAGGCGCGCTGCCGACCTGCCAGAACAGCCAGGACATGCACTCGGCCCGTGCCGACGGCTCTTTGGGCAAAAAAGCGTCGAACTTCTCGGCCAGATAAACCAGAATGGCCCCGGATTCGAACACCCGCGTCGGCGACGGGGTGCTTCTGTCCACCAGGGCCGGAATCTTGGAATTCGGATTCACGGCCACGAAACCGCTGCCGAACTGATCGCCTTCCATGATGTTGATCAGGTGCGCGTCGTACTCGGCCCCGTGCCGGCCCAGCGCCAGCAACTCTTCCAGCAGGATTGTGACCTTGACCCCGTTCGGCGTTGCCAGCGAATACAGCTGCAGCGGATGCTTGCCGACGGGCAATTCCTTCTCATGCGTGGCGCCGGAAATCGGCCGGTTGATGCTGGCGAATCTTCCCTCGCCGCCCGCTTTCCATTTCCAGACCTTGGGCGGAACGTAAACTGACGAGTCGGTCATGATGGGTGCTCCTGGTTTTGAATGATGCAGAGGGTTGTGAGCCATTGGAGAACTGTGGGAGCCCGGCTGCGCCGGGCGATCATCGCGCAGCGAAGCTGCGCTTAAACAGGCCCATCACCCTTGGCATGGGCGTGGTCGGTGCGCTGAGCGGGTGCATCTGGGGTTCCTCGCGGAAGATGTCCTCGCGGTGGAGGATGTCGCTCGGGATCGCGTGCGGCTCGGCTGGCCAGGCGTCGGCGCTGCCGGTGCGGGTCTGCATGTCCATGGGATACTCCTCGAAGCTTGGGCTGCGGCAGGTCGGGGCGCCGCGCGAGCACGGCGCCGTCAGTCTAACCGGGTGCCACGGACACTGGCCGACGCTGACCCGCGCAGGGAACCCGAGCGAGCTGCGGCGCTGCCGCTGGTGGCGCAGGGAGCAGGGCGCGGGCGCCGTGGCCAAGGCCGCGCCGCTGCGATCCGCACGCTGCCCACCGACAAGGCACCGAGTTCACGGACCGGCTGTTCGATGGCCGCGCGTGGGCACCGGCCGGCCCGTTGATCGACCGGCTCATGGGCCGGGACTACCCATCCGGCGGATCAAGCTGTGCCGGTCCGCCCTGCGCGGGCCGTGGTCGGGTGGTGCCTGCCGTGAAAGTAGATGTATCGTTTCACACACCAAGCCTACGCACGCTCGGTACGCAGGCTGAAGTGCTTCAGCCGGAGACGATCGCGAAGCTGATCGAGCAGCCTGGGCGGCCGCGGCACCGAAGGATCGGCAGGAGCAGCGTTCATGTGCAGGCCCAGCTTATCGGATAGGGTGAACGTTATGAATCATGAGGTTGGCACACGACGCCCAGGTTATCGGACGGTGTCTGATAACGCTCTTATTCCAACATTTGTCGGATGACTCACGTCGGGCACCTTAGGCCGAGGCT is part of the Immundisolibacter sp. genome and encodes:
- the yghU gene encoding glutathione-dependent disulfide-bond oxidoreductase, yielding MTDSSVYVPPKVWKWKAGGEGRFASINRPISGATHEKELPVGKHPLQLYSLATPNGVKVTILLEELLALGRHGAEYDAHLINIMEGDQFGSGFVAVNPNSKIPALVDRSTPSPTRVFESGAILVYLAEKFDAFLPKEPSARAECMSWLFWQVGSAPYLGGGFGHFYAYAPVKIEYCIDRFTMEAKRLLDVLDRNLAGRRYVCGDEYTIADMANVAWYGSLVLDNLYEAQEFLDVASYTNVVRWATEIRARPAVQRGRRVNRTWGPEEERLPERHDASDFEAKRG